CCCTGCCTCGGGATATTAATTGTGATTTTTCCAAGGACAATATTGAAATCTCAAGATTAATTGCAAACATGATGACTGAATATTTCCAAGGTATTAATCTAGCAGTACGGCCccttcttctccattttgTCTTGGTGAATTTGAAGTCTTCTAATccaaaagaaggaaaatatCTTGATCTTTCGAAATACTCATCTATCATTTTAGCGCTATTAAATGCCTCTTTCCAAGCATCAATCAATACTATTAGATCGCTATGGGCTTTAGTTCCTGAAAATATGGTTGCTTTATTTGGGTATATGGACCGAGAATATTTATTCAATGCGACAGCAACACTTGTTTTGTTCAATGCTACCTTTGGGGTGTTTGAAGCTACCAACGAGCACTTGGATCACGCTCTCACCTTGTTTACCAAGATGAGAAACCTAGGGAATCATCCTGCAACATTGCGGAGAGAGCAAATTCTTAGGCTTCTGTCTATTTTAGATTTCAATGGAGCGATGTCTACATTGATAGCTAAACATGATGACAATAAACGTCCTCCATCGTCAATGCTAAACAGCGATACTTCCTTTGGACATAATGTCTCCAGATCAACACAATCGAATATGGGGAATCCCGAGTCTTTTCTTAATACAACAAATGAGCCAATGAGAGCAAAAACGGTTTCTGATATACTAACTGCTTTCCAGATGCCGAGATCACAATTTCAGAAACCCCAAGCTCAACCTGAAGTGCAAACCCCAACCCCAACACAAtcacaaacacaaacacaaacacattCCGATATGAAcaatgaaatcatcaagaGAAGAATAATCCAACACCAAGGCATACATATACCAGAGTCAGCAAACCTTGAACCGCATTCATTAGATAACATAAACCCACCAAACCTAGCTCCATTTTCGCCTAACTTGGCATCGTTATTTAACCATATTGATGATGTCATGGAAATCGAACAACTATCTTCTAACGGCAACGATCTTGAGCTTTGGAAAGATATCACCACTAAGGCGGCATGGCTACAGAATGACATGGTAAGTGAAATAGACCATATTTTTGATACCAACCATGATGGTCTagaaaataatgataatcTATGAAAAATGGCAACAGCTTATAACCGGATTTTTCACTACAACCTTCTTGTCTACTGTTTCTATATAATGAACCCTAGCTTTTACTATATAGGAAATCAGCCATAACAATGTCTGTGCCACAAACTCCACCGCTTCCGCGTCATGCGCCACGCTGGATTAATGTAGAAGTGCGTGCAGCTCccaaaatggaaatttcTGGTAAACCTGTACTCTTTGGTggaaaaaatttttcaaattgcCCCGTTCAATCTCGACGTACCTTGATGTAGTTGCcctttttctcaattttccACTTCAACTCGGATTCGTATATAGCGTTTGCCTTTTTATTcctttcaatttgaaacgtttttttcctttatttcttGTCTCCTTTTGTAGAACGTATTTTAGTTTTCATCGTCGTTTATCGCCCAGTTGTTTTTTCTGTATATAGGTTTATCCatatatctttgaaaacttcattcCCAAacatataaaaaaaactaaaaaaaaatcaaaaaatcttttttttttaaaagaaactttaaaataaatcaaatacTTTTGATTAAATTTTAATTACAATAACAACACAATAACTcaatcagaaaaaaaaaatatttaaaaaaaaaccagaTAACAACATGTCTTCTGCTGAAATCAACCAACTTTCCGacaatgttgaaaaattgtcTGTAACTGAATCTACTCCAGTTACTACCACTGAAGAGTCTCCAGCTCCAGAATCTCAGAACAGTGAAGTTCCATCTTCTCTTTATGTTGGTGAACTTGACCCTACTATTACTGAATCCGAATTATATGAAGTTTTCTCTGCAATTGGTCCAGTTTCTTCCATTAGAGTTTGTAGAGATGCTGTCTCTAAACAATCTTTAGGTTATGCATACGTTAACTATCAAAACCGTGCTGATGGTGAAAAGGCTTTAGAAGAATTGAACTACACCGAAATTAAGGGTAAGCCGTGTAGAATTATGTGGTCTCAAAGAGATCCAGCTGCAAGAAAGAATGGTTCAGGtaatgttttcatcaagaacTTGCACAAGGATATTGATAACAAAACCTTACATGATACCTTCTCTGCATTCGGTAACATTTTATCATGTAAGATTGCTACTGATGCCAATGGTGTTTCTAaaggttttggttttgtcCACTATGATAACCCAGATTCTGCAAATGATGCAATTGAATCTGTCAATGGTATGTTATTAAATGATTTGGAAGTTTATGTTGGTCCTCAcatttcaaagaaagataGAGAATCCAAGTGGCAAGAGTTGATTGAAAACTATACTAATGTTTATGTTAAGAATATTTCACTCGAAactaaagaagaagatttgaGGAAGTTATTTGAAGCTTATGGTAACATAACATCTATGTACTTAGCAACTGATGAAGCAGGTAACTCAAAGGGTTTTGCTTTCATCAACTTTGAAAAGCATGAAGATGCAGTTAAggctgttgaagaattaaaCGATAAGGAATTTGAAGGTAAGACTTTATACGTCGGTAGAgctcaaaagaaaagagaaagagtTGAACAATTAAAGCAACAATATGAACAAGCTAAGCAAGAAAAG
The Pichia kudriavzevii chromosome 2, complete sequence DNA segment above includes these coding regions:
- a CDS encoding uncharacterized protein (PKUD0B02530; similar to Saccharomyces cerevisiae YER165W (PAB1); ancestral locus Anc_8.229); its protein translation is MSSAEINQLSDNVEKLSVTESTPVTTTEESPAPESQNSEVPSSLYVGELDPTITESELYEVFSAIGPVSSIRVCRDAVSKQSLGYAYVNYQNRADGEKALEELNYTEIKGKPCRIMWSQRDPAARKNGSGNVFIKNLHKDIDNKTLHDTFSAFGNILSCKIATDANGVSKGFGFVHYDNPDSANDAIESVNGMLLNDLEVYVGPHISKKDRESKWQELIENYTNVYVKNISLETKEEDLRKLFEAYGNITSMYLATDEAGNSKGFAFINFEKHEDAVKAVEELNDKEFEGKTLYVGRAQKKRERVEQLKQQYEQAKQEKMSKYQGVNLFVKNLDDSIDDERLKEEFSPYGTITSVIVMKDETGKSKGFGFVCFSTPEEATKAINEMHQRIVESKPLYVALAQRKDIRRNQLSQQMQARNQMRMQQAAVQGGMGQFVAPMFYGQNFIPPMVNGVRGGPFPGQPPMMMQQGAPQNFRGPNGQPVPVYVQPVYGDYQGRMQQQPRHYANRPNQMQQPRKEQSFAQFIASLPVEQQKNALGNKIYEKITESQKVQDQEAIGKITGMLLSMDNQQIISSLENEEIFNHQLDEAIKAYQDFKNNSETAPAEAAQAPVEN